The region GGCAATTCCTTCGAGCGCCGCCCTTGCGATGTGCGCCCGCGAGCTTCCTCGCGTCAGACCCAGAATCGTGCCCCGCGCATGCTGGTCCCAGTGCGGAGCACCCAGCCCCGCAAACGCCGGCACCACTACCACCCCGTTCGAGCTGCTCACTGAGGCCGCCAGTGTCTCTACCTCTGCAGAGTTGCGGATCATCTGCAGATCGTCCCGCAGCCACTGGACGACGGCGCCCGCCATCATCATGCTGCCTTCAAACGCATACTCCACCTCGTTGCCGATCTTCCAGGCAACCGTCGTCAGCAGCCTGTGCTGCGAGGCCTTTGGCTCGCTCCCGATATTCAGCAACATAAAGGCGCCCGTCCCATACGTGCACTTCGCCATTCCCGGCTTGGTGCACATCTGGCCGAACAGGGCCGCCTGCTGGTCGCCCGCGATTCCAGCAATGGGAACTCCCTCGATCAGGCCCGTCGTCACGCCGCACTCCCCGCTTGAGGCCACAACCTCCGGCAGCATCGAGCGCGGCACCCCCAGCAGACGAAGAAGCTCCTCGTCCCAGTCCATCGTATGGATGTTGAAGAGCATGGTGCGTGACGCGTTCGTCACATCGGTCACATGGCGTGCGCCCTGGGTCAGCTTCCAGATCAGCCAGCTATCCACTGTACCGAAGGCCAGCTTACCTGCCTCTGCGCGCTCCCGCACTCCCTGAACGTTCTCGAGGATCCATCGCACCTTGCTGCCCGAAAAATAAGCGTCGGGAATAAGCCCCGTCTTCGCCTGGATTGCCTCGCCGTCGCTGCGCCGTAGTGCTTCGCAATAGTCGGAGGTCCTCCGGTCCTGCCACACAATCGCATTATGGACCGGCTCACCCGTCTCGCGGTCCCACACGATTGTGGTCTCACGCTGATTCGTGATTCCGATCGCCGCAATGTCGCGCTCCGTCAGGTCTGCCTTGGCCAGCGCCACCGTCGCCACTCCGCTCTGCGACGACCATATCTCTGTCGGCGAGTGTTCGACCCAGCCCGGCTGGGGAAAGATCTGCCGAAAAGGCGTCTGCGCAATTGCCCTTACCGTGCCTGCCTCATCCACAATCATCGCCCGCGAACTCGTCGTCCCTTGGTCCAGGGCAAGAATGAATCTCCGTGCTGCCAAGCCACCTCCTCGCTTCGCCGTATGCTTTCGGGCAACAGCGAAGCCACGAGCCACTGTATAAGATTTAGCGCTAACTTTGGTCAAAAACCGCAGGTGGCGCCGTCAAATTCACCTCATCTCGTGCCCGATCTGAGAAATATCCCAAAAGTGTCCTTTCGACCGAAGCCTCTCACAGTTTTACCGTGAGAGGCGCAGGGGAGAAATCTGTTTCTCTACCGAAGCCCATGGCAACCCCGGGGAAAAAGCGGGCTTCTCCGCTCCGCACTGCGGCTCCTTTTTGTAAACAACCCAGCGTGGTAGGACCACTTTCAGGTATGATTCCCCTGACTCCGAAGCATCAGGAAGAGGAAGCATGAACCAGCGAAGCATCACGTTGATCGCACTGCTCGTCGCAGCATCCATGCCGGCGGCGGCCAAAGTCTGTAAGGTACAGGCCTATGGCGCAAAGCCGGATGGAACGACCAAAAACACCAAAGCCATTCAGGCCGCCATCGACGACTGCGCGAAGAGCGGAGGCGGTATCGTGAAGCTGAGCGGAGGAGTCTTCCTCTCCGGCCCCATCGTCCTCAAGAGCAACACCACGCTCGACCTCGACAAGGACACGACGCTGCTTGGCTCGCCCGACCACACCGACTATCCGGCCAAAACCGAGTTCCGCGCACCGGGAACCCAATCCCTGGTCAGTGCGACCAACGCCCAGAACATCGCCATCACCGGCTCCGGCACCATCGACGGCAACGGTGAAAGCTGGTGGGTCGAAGCACGCGCCACCCACAACGCGGGAGTCGTAGGTGCGGTGAAGTTCCGTCCCCGCCTCGTGGTCTTCGACCACTGCAAGCATGTCCGCATCGAAGGCGTCACCATCCAGAACTCGCCCAGCTGGCAGGTCGTGCCGTACTACACCGACGATACCGTCATCCGGAACGTCCGCATCCTCGCTCCGCAGCACTCACCCAACACCGACGCCATCGATCCCTTCAGCTCGTCGAACATGATCATCGACCACGTCTACGCCGATGTCGGCGACGACAACATCGCTATTAAGAGCGGAATCATCAACTCGCCCGGCCCCGATGAGCCCAGTAAAAACATCACCATTACGGACTGCGAGTTCATGCACGGCCACGGACTCTCGATCGGATCAGAGATCGCCGGTGGAGCGAACAACATCCACGCCGAGCGCATTCACTTCAAGGGAACCGATCAGGGAATCCGCATCAAGGCCAACCGGGACCGCGGCAACCAGGTCTACAACATCTCCTTCAAGGACATCACCATGGAGGACGTCAAGACCTCCATCCTGATCAGTGAGTACTACCCCAAGGTCCTGCCCGAAGGCGAAGTCGCCCCCGCCCCCATAACCCGCCTCACGCCGTTCTTCCATGACATCACCATTGAGAACATCAGCTCGGTCAAAAGCGGTACTGCGGGAGTCATCGTCGGCCTGCCTGAGGCGCCGGTCAAAAACGTTGTGCTGAAGAACATCAACATCACTGCAGAGAAGGGAATGACGATCGCCTACGCCAACGTCACCGGCTCCAACGTGCACGTAATAGCTGCGAGCGGTCAGGCCATGACCGTAGCTCCCTCGGCAAAGGTCGATATTAAATAGCACTCATCAACACGCAACATCCGGTGAGAGCGCGGCCCCAACCTCGGCCGCGCTCTTTCCCGTTATGCGAAGAGTCTTACTTCTGCTGCTCGCACCACCGACCAGCGCAACGCGCGAACGCGGCAGTTGCAGTCTCTCTGCCACAAACGCGATCAAAGCCTCATTCGCCCTTCCATCCACCGGAGGAGCCTTCAGGGCAACCTTGACCGCGCCCCCATGCAGCCCCGTCACTGCATCGCTCTTCGCGCCAGGATGCACACGCACACTCAGGGTGCATCCATCGGGAACATCTCTCGCGAACTCCACCGCGTTACTCATTCATCACCTATAAAGTAATGTCATTGAGCGGACCGGCACCCAACCCTCCTCCAGAGGTGTCATCCAGGGCAGAGCGCATACCAACCCTTGCCAGAGGTGTCATCCTGAGCGAAGGCGCAGCCGAAGTCGAAGGATCTGCGGTCTGCTTGTACCTGCAACGCTCCTCACGTCGCCGAATAAATCCGCCTGCCAAAGATCGCCGTACCCACACGAACGCACGTGCTGCCCTCTTCAATCGCCACCGCAAAATCATTCGACATCCCCATCGAAAGCTGCGTCACCTTCGGATGCGTCCTGACCGCTTCGTCCCGCAGCCGCCGCAGCTCACGAAAGTAAGGCCGCGCGGTTTCGGCGTCCTCGGACCAGGGCGGAACCGTCATCAATCCCACAGCCTCGACAGCCTCGAACCCACGCATCGCCTCCAGCAGCGCAGGCAACTCCTCCGGCGCAACGCCATGCTTGGATTCCTCGTGCGAGAGCTTCACCTCGATCAGCACCGGGAGCCGCTTGTTCAATTCCTGCGCAGCCTTCTCCAGCCTCTCGGCAATCCGCAGAGAATCGACCGCATCCACAGCATCAAACAACCCCGCTGCCTTGTTCGTCTTGTTCGACTGCAACGGGCCGATCAGGTGGAACTTCGCATCCTCCAATCCTTCCAGCCGCGGACGCTTGCCCTCGAACTCCTGCACCTTGTTCTCACCAAACAGCCGCTGCCCAGCCGCATAGGCCTCCAGAATCACCTCCGCCGGGTGCACCTTGCTGACCGCCATCAGCGCAATCTCGTCAGGATTCCGGTTTGCCCGACGTGCCGCACCGGCGATCTCTTCCTTCAGTCTCGCGATATTGTCTGCAATGCTCATCTCACTGCATCTTACCCGTACAAAGGGACACAACGAAAAAAGGCCAGCCCCGAGAGAACTGGCCTTCCACACGTGCGACCGGCGGGATTACCGTCCGTGCTCTTCCAGGTACTTTTCCACCTCGAGCGCAGCCATGCAGCCCGATCCCGCAGCCGTAATCGCCTGCCGGTAACGCCGGTCCTGGATATCTCCGCAGGCAAACACTCCCGGGATGATCGCGCCGTTCTTCGTCGTAAACACGTTGTTCTTCGTCAAAATGTAGCCGTCTTCATCAAGGTCCATCATCCCGGCAAAAGCCTTCGCGTTCGGTTCATGCCCGATCCCCAGGAACATCGCTGAAACAGGAAGCACAGAGATATCCCCGGTCTTCGTGTTCTTCAGCCGCAGACCCTTCACGTCCTTCTCTTCCACACCCAGCACCTCTTCCACGACCGTACTGGGAATGAACTCGATCTGGGGATGCGCCATCGCGCGCTCCAGCATGATCTTCGAGGCGCGGAAGTTCTCGCTGCGATTGATCAGCGAGACCTTCGTGGCAAAGCGCGTCAGAAACAGCGCCTCTTCCATCGCGGAGTCACCGCCGCCGATCACGGCAATCTCCTTGCCCGAGAAGAAGAACCCGTCACAGGTCGCGCACGAGCTTACGCCATGACCGATCAGCGCCTGTTCGCTCGGAAGGTTCAGCCACCGTGCGCTTGCGCCCGAGGCAATAATCAGGGTCCGTGCGTGGATGACCTCCTTGCCGAGGTTCAGCACAAACGGCCGTCTGGTCAGGTCGATCGAGCTCAGATGCCCCAGCTGCAGCTCAGCGCCAAACCGCATGGCCTGCTTCTTCATGTTCTCGATCAGCTCCGGGCCCTGGATACCCTCGGGCCAGCCGGGGAAGTTCTCCACCAGCGTCGTGATCGAAAGCTGGCCGCCGGGCTCATGGCCCTCCAGAACCAGCGGCTTCAGGTTCGCCCGTGCCGTGTAGATAGCAGCAGTCAGGCCCGAGCACCCCGAGCCAAGGATGACAGTATCGCGCGTCGTGTTTTCACTCATAGACTTCCTTAGTGTAAATGCGCGGCCGGCCAAAAGGATGCAACCTCGCCCGCCGGCTCCATCTAGAATGCAGAGATGGCAAATCTAACCCTAGTTTATGGAATGAGACTCTTACCCGCCGACGAGATCGAACGCGTGGGCGACGCCCCCATCGAGCTCAAAAACGGCAATCAGGCACAGGTCACCATGCACGTCCTTGAGGGCTCCCGCGAACAGATCGAAGCCCAGCTCCGCATGAGCCTCGACGCTTTCTTCGACTTCTACCCGGAGATCTGACGGCAGTCCACCCAGCCACCTTAACCTTCCGGGCATGGTAGCGCGAAGGAAGATGGCATTCGGATGTAGCTGCTGCAGCCTTTTGAGGGTGTCATCCTGAGCGAAGCGCGTCAGCGCGTAGTCGAAGGATCTGTGGTTCGGGATGGTGGTCGGGGCAGCAGGCCCTGATCCTATTCGACTTCGCAAAAAGCCTCTTCGACTACATTCTCCCCGGATGCCCCGAAGCCCCGCGGATCTTAGCTTTCGTCCCTGGCCGTCTTCAAACTCACCGCCACCAGGCAGATCATCGATGCCAGCAGCGCCGGAAAGATCGCATCCCGCTGTCCGATCACCGACGGTAGATACGGCGCAACCCACTCCCACCCAACCGTGACCACGGTCCCCACGGCAATGCTGGCCACTGCTGCCTGCGCTGTCGCCCGTTTCCAGAAGAACGCTGCCAGGATCACCGGCGTAAGCGCCGCCGAGTAGATCGTGTAGGCATACAGCGCCTTCTTCAGCACCGACTCCGTCCCCAGCGATTGAAAGAGCGCCCATATTCCCAGCAGCACCACCATCAGTCGGCCGACGATCAGAATCTTCTTGTTCGTGGCCTTCGGATTCACATACCGGATGTAGATATCGTTCACGAGATTCGTTGCCGGTGAAAACAGCCAGTTGTTCGCCGTCGAGATGATCTTGGCGAAGATGGCCCCCATCAGCAGCGCTCCCAGCAGCCGCAGCGCAGGCGAGCTGTCGCTGAACCCGTGCAACCCGCAGTATGCCAGGATCTCGCGCGGCGCCTTGCTCACCTCACCGCTCGGAAACAGAGCCGACCCCGTCACTGCAATCGCCACAATCACCGTCTCCAGGATCACGGTCCCGATAATCCATCCGACCACGGCCCGCCGGGCGTCTTTCTCCGACCGGGCAGAAAAGAACTTCTGGTACATCGACTGGTTTCCCAGCAGCAGAAGGCACGTGGGAAGAAACAGCTCCATGCACCGGATGAAGCTAAGGTCCCCGAAGGTCTGGAAGTGCGTCGCCGGCAACGCGGCATGAACCGCTGGCCATCCCCCAGCCTTGTGGATCAACACCGGCAGCGCAAGACACAGCGTCACGGTCGCCAGCAGCCCGATCACCAGGTCCATGTAGGCTACGGACGACATCCCCGCAATCGCCGTAAACAGGATGACGAACGCCGCCAGGATGTACCGCCCCAGAATCGGGCTGATCACCTCAGGAAAGATCAGGTGGAGAATGTCCCCGCCGCCGATGAACTGGTAGCTCGTAATCGCGGTATACGTCAGCAGAATCGCCACCACGCCCAGCACGCGCGCCGTCTGGTTGTAGCGCGTCTCCAGCAGGTCGGGGATGGTGAACTGCGCAAACTTCCGCGCTCGCGGCGCGATGAAGTAGATCAGCAAAAGTCCGGCCCACCCGCCAGCCGCCTGCCATAGGGCTGCAAAGCCATGGTTATACGCGTTTTCTGCGCCACCAAGCAGAGACCCCGACCCGATCCACGACGACAGTAGCGTAAAGATCAGCACAAAGGCAGGCAGCGATCTTCCGGCTACCAGGTAATCTGCCTTCGTCTTTACCTTCCGCAGCCGGCTCAGCGAGACCGCAAGCAGGGTCGTAACAATGATGGCGAGAACGGCTGCATAAAGATTCATGAGGTATGTTCAAAATTGTAGCCTTTTAGGCCGTATCGAGACATCGAGACGTCGAGACAGAGAGACAGACGATCAGATATCTAAGGAGGCTCTGATTGAGTCCAGCTTTGTTAAGGGCACGGCTTCAGCCGTACCGCAAGTGATTTGCCAGTTTTGTTAAGGGCACGGCTTCAGCCGTGCCGTAAGTGATTTGCTCGCAATGCGGCTTTAGCCGCTGAGGGAATGTTCGGAGACTTAAATCAGACCTCTCTAAGACGAAAGTGTCATCCTGAGCGAAGCCCGAAGGGCGAAGTCGAAGGATCTGCGGTTGTGAAGCTTCGGAACCGGATCCCCGGGCTCAATCGCGACGATCGGATGGTTCTTCCGCCGAAGGAGCGGGAATCCCTGAAGGATCGTCTGACTTATCAGTCGTGGGCGCAGTAGACGATGGCGGCACAGCAGTCTGGGGCTCAGCGGAAAACGAATCGGTAGTCGTCGAGGGCGGCTCCGGCGTCAGCTCCCGCAGACTTCGCTCGGCTGCGGCTGCTTCAATCTCGCTGTTGATCTCCGCTCCAAGCAGCAGCATAAAGCCCGTAATGTAAAACCACATCAGCAGAATGATGACTGCGCCGAGCGAGCCATAGGTAATCGAATAGAAATTGAAGTAGTGGAGATACAGGCGGAACCCAAGAGAAACCAGCACCCAGGCTACAATCCCGACAGCGCTCCCCGGCGTCAGCCAGTGCCAGCGTCGACGCTTCACCCCCGGCGCCCAGTAGTAGATCACCGCGAAGCACAACGTCAGCAATCCGGTCGCGATCGTCCAGAAGATCAGCCGGGAGCAGAACGCAAACAACATGGTCGCCAGCCGGTTGGTGAAGTTGGTATGAGCTACCGCAGCAAAAAAGTCGCCCCCCAGCAGCGAGGCCAGTGTCAGCGTGGCCAGAACCACCAGAATGACCGTAACCCCAATCGCTGCAAGCCGCGCCTTGAAGTACGATCGATCGTCGCGAACGTTGTAGATCGTATTCAGTGAGTCCTGGATCGCGGACACGCCAACTGAGGCAGACCATACCGCCGCAATCAACCCGAAGGTCAGTTTGCCCGACGTAGCGTTTGCCGTCGTTTCGTTGAAGGTCGTCAGCACCATCCCCAAGGCTGACGTCGGGACCACCAGCGCAAGGTACTCCAGCAGCTTGTAGTAGATCGAAGAGGCCGACCGCGCCGCCAGTCCCAGGATCGAGCTCGCGCTGAACAGCGTGGGAAACAGCGCAAACAGAAAGAAGAACGCCAGCTCCGCCGCCCGGCCCGGAAGATTGTCCGCCAGAAGCGATCTCCATGTCCGGCGCGCGACCACACGCAGTGGTACTCCCTGCAGGTTCCACAGCGAGCCGAGGGGCGATCGAGAGACGTACTCCCACACCCGCGGCGGAGCCGCTTCCACAGGACGGTCGTTCATGGCCGGCGAATGTGCGATAACGTGCTCCTTCCCGCAAGCGATCCTCTTCCAGATTCCAGACTCTCGGAACAATCATGGCCGGAAATCGCCCTTTCCTAAGGGCATATCGACCTATCGTCTTTGCCGTATCGACCTATTCGTCTTTTAGGAGAAAGTGTCATCCCGACCGGAGGCAGAGCCGAAGTGGAGAGATCTGCTTTCCTGACAATGCCGCGTCTGAACTCCGGGAAAAAGCGAATTCCACACCCGCAATGACAACTCTCGGACAGACAACCCATGAGGCGGAACAGCTCGATACACCACTAGGTAGATGCCGGAAGCCGCTTTTCGCGCCGCATCGTCCTGTCCGTTCCAGGCATCTACTTAAATGTGGGCACGCAACAGGGTACGATCAATCGCTTTTGGCGGAGCAGGCCATTTCCGGTAACGAAGATGGGGCAGCTCTGGAGAGTCGTGCGTGAAAGTCACGAACAGCCGATTATGGGTGAGCCCAGGCGGGCCGAGCTTGTAACCCCCGGAGAGACCGGCGTCACCTTCATCGGACACTCTTCCTTCTTCCTTCAGATCGGCGGAAAAAATCTTCTGGTCGATCCCGTCTTCGTGAACCGTCTGGTCGTTCTGCGGCGACAGCGGCGCCCCGGTCTTCGTGTGGAAGAGATGCCTCCCATTGACGCCGTTCTTATCACGCACGCCCACATGGATCACCTCAACATCACCTCGCTGCGCCGCATCGTCCGCTCCACCCGCCGCCTGCGTGGCCGTGGCCCGGAGATCGTCGTTCCTCACGGCGTCGACGACCTCGTTTCGCAGCTCGGCTTTCGTCGCGTCACCACCCTCAAGTGGTGGCAACAGGCCAAGATCGCAGGACTCCACATCACCATGACCCCCTGCCGCCACTGGGGAGCGCGCATGTTCAAGGACACGCATCGTCACTACGGCGGCTATGTCGTTCAGTCGGGCCACCAGTCCATCTATCACTCCGGAGACACGGCCTACTTCGACGGATTTGCAGAGATCGGGCGCCGGCTTGCACCCGGCATTGCACTGATGCCCATCGGGGCATACTTTCCCGACACCTACCGCTCCGTCCACACCTCGCCCGAGGAGGCTGTGCGGGGATTTCTCGAAGTTGGAGCACGCTGGATGATTCCCATGCACTTCGGAACCTTTCGCCTGGGACGTGAACCCATGGACGAGCCCCTGCAGAGGCTCCGCGCCGAGGCCGCCCGACTGCACATCGCCGACCGCGTCAAGATACTCGAAGAGGGAGAGACTCTGTGCTCCGCCCCCGCCGCGGGACCGCGGCACTCCTAAAGACCTGCCATCTGGCGGGTCAGCTGTCATCTCATTGGTTATAGAAGATCGGTCCCTTTCTTGAGAGAGTGTCATTCCGACCGTAGCGCGAAACGGAGGAATCGGCTTTTCTAGCGGAAATGCCAGCGGCGCCGCCCGGTCCGAAATCAATCATCTCTTCATAGTCCGACCTTCATGC is a window of Edaphobacter sp. 12200R-103 DNA encoding:
- the glpK gene encoding glycerol kinase GlpK, producing MIVDEAGTVRAIAQTPFRQIFPQPGWVEHSPTEIWSSQSGVATVALAKADLTERDIAAIGITNQRETTIVWDRETGEPVHNAIVWQDRRTSDYCEALRRSDGEAIQAKTGLIPDAYFSGSKVRWILENVQGVRERAEAGKLAFGTVDSWLIWKLTQGARHVTDVTNASRTMLFNIHTMDWDEELLRLLGVPRSMLPEVVASSGECGVTTGLIEGVPIAGIAGDQQAALFGQMCTKPGMAKCTYGTGAFMLLNIGSEPKASQHRLLTTVAWKIGNEVEYAFEGSMMMAGAVVQWLRDDLQMIRNSAEVETLAASVSSSNGVVVVPAFAGLGAPHWDQHARGTILGLTRGSSRAHIARAALEGIALQATDVLEAMQADSGLPLAQLRVDGGAAANNLLMQIQADVLGIEVVRPKNAEATVLGAAYLAGLAVGYWPNKDAIASQWEVDRVFRPVAEAAERRRVRAMWRRALERARDWAREEEGAG
- a CDS encoding glycoside hydrolase family 28 protein, whose translation is MNQRSITLIALLVAASMPAAAKVCKVQAYGAKPDGTTKNTKAIQAAIDDCAKSGGGIVKLSGGVFLSGPIVLKSNTTLDLDKDTTLLGSPDHTDYPAKTEFRAPGTQSLVSATNAQNIAITGSGTIDGNGESWWVEARATHNAGVVGAVKFRPRLVVFDHCKHVRIEGVTIQNSPSWQVVPYYTDDTVIRNVRILAPQHSPNTDAIDPFSSSNMIIDHVYADVGDDNIAIKSGIINSPGPDEPSKNITITDCEFMHGHGLSIGSEIAGGANNIHAERIHFKGTDQGIRIKANRDRGNQVYNISFKDITMEDVKTSILISEYYPKVLPEGEVAPAPITRLTPFFHDITIENISSVKSGTAGVIVGLPEAPVKNVVLKNINITAEKGMTIAYANVTGSNVHVIAASGQAMTVAPSAKVDIK
- a CDS encoding DUF167 domain-containing protein produces the protein MSNAVEFARDVPDGCTLSVRVHPGAKSDAVTGLHGGAVKVALKAPPVDGRANEALIAFVAERLQLPRSRVALVGGASSRSKTLRITGKSAAEVGAALSPDVAC
- a CDS encoding YggS family pyridoxal phosphate-dependent enzyme, with protein sequence MSIADNIARLKEEIAGAARRANRNPDEIALMAVSKVHPAEVILEAYAAGQRLFGENKVQEFEGKRPRLEGLEDAKFHLIGPLQSNKTNKAAGLFDAVDAVDSLRIAERLEKAAQELNKRLPVLIEVKLSHEESKHGVAPEELPALLEAMRGFEAVEAVGLMTVPPWSEDAETARPYFRELRRLRDEAVRTHPKVTQLSMGMSNDFAVAIEEGSTCVRVGTAIFGRRIYSAT
- the trxB gene encoding thioredoxin-disulfide reductase — translated: MSENTTRDTVILGSGCSGLTAAIYTARANLKPLVLEGHEPGGQLSITTLVENFPGWPEGIQGPELIENMKKQAMRFGAELQLGHLSSIDLTRRPFVLNLGKEVIHARTLIIASGASARWLNLPSEQALIGHGVSSCATCDGFFFSGKEIAVIGGGDSAMEEALFLTRFATKVSLINRSENFRASKIMLERAMAHPQIEFIPSTVVEEVLGVEEKDVKGLRLKNTKTGDISVLPVSAMFLGIGHEPNAKAFAGMMDLDEDGYILTKNNVFTTKNGAIIPGVFACGDIQDRRYRQAITAAGSGCMAALEVEKYLEEHGR
- a CDS encoding allantoinase — encoded protein: MANLTLVYGMRLLPADEIERVGDAPIELKNGNQAQVTMHVLEGSREQIEAQLRMSLDAFFDFYPEI
- a CDS encoding sodium:solute symporter yields the protein MNLYAAVLAIIVTTLLAVSLSRLRKVKTKADYLVAGRSLPAFVLIFTLLSSWIGSGSLLGGAENAYNHGFAALWQAAGGWAGLLLIYFIAPRARKFAQFTIPDLLETRYNQTARVLGVVAILLTYTAITSYQFIGGGDILHLIFPEVISPILGRYILAAFVILFTAIAGMSSVAYMDLVIGLLATVTLCLALPVLIHKAGGWPAVHAALPATHFQTFGDLSFIRCMELFLPTCLLLLGNQSMYQKFFSARSEKDARRAVVGWIIGTVILETVIVAIAVTGSALFPSGEVSKAPREILAYCGLHGFSDSSPALRLLGALLMGAIFAKIISTANNWLFSPATNLVNDIYIRYVNPKATNKKILIVGRLMVVLLGIWALFQSLGTESVLKKALYAYTIYSAALTPVILAAFFWKRATAQAAVASIAVGTVVTVGWEWVAPYLPSVIGQRDAIFPALLASMICLVAVSLKTARDES
- a CDS encoding YihY/virulence factor BrkB family protein, coding for MNDRPVEAAPPRVWEYVSRSPLGSLWNLQGVPLRVVARRTWRSLLADNLPGRAAELAFFFLFALFPTLFSASSILGLAARSASSIYYKLLEYLALVVPTSALGMVLTTFNETTANATSGKLTFGLIAAVWSASVGVSAIQDSLNTIYNVRDDRSYFKARLAAIGVTVILVVLATLTLASLLGGDFFAAVAHTNFTNRLATMLFAFCSRLIFWTIATGLLTLCFAVIYYWAPGVKRRRWHWLTPGSAVGIVAWVLVSLGFRLYLHYFNFYSITYGSLGAVIILLMWFYITGFMLLLGAEINSEIEAAAAERSLRELTPEPPSTTTDSFSAEPQTAVPPSSTAPTTDKSDDPSGIPAPSAEEPSDRRD
- a CDS encoding MBL fold metallo-hydrolase; translated protein: MRESHEQPIMGEPRRAELVTPGETGVTFIGHSSFFLQIGGKNLLVDPVFVNRLVVLRRQRRPGLRVEEMPPIDAVLITHAHMDHLNITSLRRIVRSTRRLRGRGPEIVVPHGVDDLVSQLGFRRVTTLKWWQQAKIAGLHITMTPCRHWGARMFKDTHRHYGGYVVQSGHQSIYHSGDTAYFDGFAEIGRRLAPGIALMPIGAYFPDTYRSVHTSPEEAVRGFLEVGARWMIPMHFGTFRLGREPMDEPLQRLRAEAARLHIADRVKILEEGETLCSAPAAGPRHS